The genomic stretch AGCCAGGATCAAACTCTCAGGTTAAATTTAATTCCCAAAGCAAGCTCTTCGCTCGCTTTTCCTACACACCTTCTAGATTGAAACTCTCAGGCGTGGCACTGTTCAGTTCTCAAGGTTCATCTCTTCGGCGGAATTCTATTGTATCATCTTTTGCTCTTCTTGTCAACCACCTCATCTTCAGCTTTTCCGCCGACAGCTCTTTATTATACACTGTAAAATTCCTCTTGTCAACTTTCTACTCGTTTCCGTCCGGCGCTTTCCCGCCGGACGCTTTTATAATATACCACAGACCATTGTCCGTTTTCAAACAGCCTTGTCCATTTTTATTCGCATTTATCGCAGATAATACCAAGTTAACTCTTTTTTACTCATCTATACAATCTTGTTTAATGCTTTTATACAATTCTTAGCTTTGTTTGTTAAAGTTTTAATACCTAGAGCAATAGAACTTTTCTTAAGAATTACATTATATGAATTCTCTAGTTCCTCAAGGAGAAGATTCCATATACTTGATCGTAATAATTACGCCTAAGACGCATAACGCTATTACGTAATAGAATACATTGTAATAATTGCCAAAATAATCAAGTAGCAATCCCGATTTTAAAACTCCAGTAATTGCGCCCAAACCATACGCAGTAAAAACTAAACCATAATTTTGACTATAGTTTTTTAATCCAAACAATTTTAAAGTCGATGTTGGCGCTATTGCAAGCCAACCTCCAAGATTAAACCAAAAAATCGCAAACGAGACTGTATATATAAATGGGTTATCATCCCCAAAAGCAATTAACAAGATTGAAGATAATAAAATAAGTCCATACGAGAAAAGCATTGCTTTTGCAGGAGTATATCGATCAGTTAACCACCCAATCCAATTAATACTAATCCTACCGCAAGGCCTTTCTTTTCCGGGAACCATTTTGCAACAACAGATAGTGGGACACCATACGCGATCCCAACGCCTGCACCGCTAATGCATCCATAAGTGATTGTAAATGATACAATATTGGTTGTGAATGATGATAAAAAAAGCGTAAGCGTTTAATGCTAATAAAGTATTCTCTTAGTTGTTTTTACTATATTTATTTATAACTCTGTCCGCCATATATGCTAGAAGGCCTAAAAACGGCGCGATGGCCGAAACAAAATATATACCAGAATATCCCATGTAGCTTGCCGCATATCCCAAAATCAACGCCCCTGCCCCTACTCCTATATCAAAAGCTCCCATTACAGTACCGTTTACAGCACCCCGCCTCTCTGCCTCTATGTCCCTAACAGCCATGGCAAGCAAGGTCGGCTGCAGGGCTCCGTAGCCTATGCCAAAGACCGCGCCACCAATTGAAAAAGCAAAAACCGATGAAGATATTGCAAGCATTAAATCGGATAAAACAAGGAGTATAAAGCTCCACAGGATTATTAGATGCGGCCCTCTCGTATCATAGTATTTGCCAACACAAAGCCTTGAGGCTATAATGCCAAGGGCATACGCCAGGAAAAAAGGGCTCATGTTCGCTATACCTTTTTCTTCACCGCAGAGGGCTATATAGGAAACTATACCGCTATAGGTAAAGGCGAGGAAAAACATCAAAAAAGCTACGTCGAGTGCCCTCTTTTCAAAAAAGGCAGGCCTCACTCCTTTTTTATTCAATCCAAGCTCATTTTGCGTCTTCAATATTCCCCCCATTATAAGGCCTAAAGTTGCAAAAGAAATCGAAGCCAAAAATATAGGGCCAAATCCGAAAGACGCAAGGAGGCTCAAGGCCAAAGCAGGCGCCCCGGCCTGGGCGATGGTCTGGAATATCCCGAAATACCCCATGCCCTCGCCTTTTCTCTCGGCAGGGATTATGTCTGCGGCTATTGTGTTAGAAGCCGTAGAACACGCAGACCAGCCCATGCCATGAAGTAGCCTCAAGACTAGGAGCAATACAACCGACCCAGCAAAATAATACCCCACAGCCGAAAGCAATATGGCCAAAAGCCCCACTATAAAAACTAACTTTCTCCCCCGCCTGTCGCATTCCATCCCCACCACAGGCCTCATCGCCAGTGCAGCCACAGTATAAAATCCATTGATCAAGCCTATTAACCTGGCGTCAGCCCCAAGACTTAATGCGTACTTTGGCAGCACCGGCATCACTAT from Caldanaerovirga acetigignens encodes the following:
- a CDS encoding MFS transporter; the protein is MVPGKERPCGRISINWIGWLTDRYTPAKAMLFSYGLILLSSILLIAFGDDNPFIYTVSFAIFWFNLGGWLAIAPTSTLKLFGLKNYSQNYGLVFTAYGLGAITGVLKSGLLLDYFGNYYNVFYYVIALCVLGVIITIKYMESSP
- a CDS encoding MFS transporter, encoding MGQNFLDKPLKPPLWTKDFVLISIATFMFWAASHIVMPVLPKYALSLGADARLIGLINGFYTVAALAMRPVVGMECDRRGRKLVFIVGLLAILLSAVGYYFAGSVVLLLVLRLLHGMGWSACSTASNTIAADIIPAERKGEGMGYFGIFQTIAQAGAPALALSLLASFGFGPIFLASISFATLGLIMGGILKTQNELGLNKKGVRPAFFEKRALDVAFLMFFLAFTYSGIVSYIALCGEEKGIANMSPFFLAYALGIIASRLCVGKYYDTRGPHLIILWSFILLVLSDLMLAISSSVFAFSIGGAVFGIGYGALQPTLLAMAVRDIEAERRGAVNGTVMGAFDIGVGAGALILGYAASYMGYSGIYFVSAIAPFLGLLAYMADRVINKYSKNN